The Antedon mediterranea chromosome 7, ecAntMedi1.1, whole genome shotgun sequence genome has a segment encoding these proteins:
- the LOC140055620 gene encoding uncharacterized protein: MFYPTFNQIFVLVCLFSQVFDDVSSEIELQFKLHHYSNPESKDYDGSCCDHIRSFSCSNDCDNKFVICLDGHIGSSKDLNKCSIGQIDTAQIYDGNDHFYFPPILPYRISNPMTFTLTSWQGGMRLKGVVYDVDSTSGHDLVDKYYENIKVSLDNVWHTRRIQGARSVMEIKYRVGCKAHYYGKNCIKHCVPRSDERGHYTCNKVTGQKICGQGWEGPNCDHDFNECLSEPCLNNGTCDHGRNHYTCVCPYGWGGHQCNLLMDPCIKSPCTNSLSCHAINEGASYKCTCLPGWAGKDCDVKLHSCASAPCQNGGQCAETDNHWSCTCINGWSGKTCGGAAIRLRDQLDDENSASGHWWISLLFVGMICAIAGVLGYVYKRRKRRTTTEEDESDRATFVTGTSEPVVVAFHRRSTDSDRVSQGPAKVIDDGEEQTFTDLSYMVTMEKLKKITDEEEEGDEEGLIGAIGGVEVNDIYEVE, encoded by the exons ATGTTTTATCCAACATTCAATCAGATCTTCGTCTTAGTATGTTTATTTTCGCAG GTGTTTGATGACGTATCAAGTGAGATTGAACTTCAATTCAAACTACACCATTATTCAAATCCCGAAAGCAAAGATTACGATGGGAGTTGTTGTGACCATATTAGGAGTTTCTCTTGTTCCAATGATTGTGATAACAAGTTTGTAATTTGCTTAGATGGCCATATTGGATC GTCAAAGGATTTGAATAAATGTTCGATTGGTCAAATCGACACAGCTCAGATTTATGACGGCAATGATCACTTCTACTTTCCACCTATTCTTCCGTACAGGATCAGCAACCCGATGACGTTTACGCTGACGTCATGGCAG GGAGGAATGCGACTTAAAGGGGTCGTGTATGACGTAGATTCAACATCTGGACATGATTTAGTGgataaatattatgaaaatattaaagTCTCATTGGATAATGTATGGCACACTAGAAGGATACAGGGTGCGAGATCTGT aATGGAAATCAAATATCGAGTTGGTTGCAAAGCCCATTACTATGGCAAAAATTGTATAAAGCATTGCGTACCGAGGTCAGATGAACGTGGTCACTACACTTGTAACAAGGTCACCGGTCAAAAGATTTGTGGACAGGGATGGGAAGGGCCAAATTGTGACCATGACTTTAACGAATGTCTTAGTGAACCGTGTTTAAATAATGGTACGTGTGACCACGGCCGTAATCATTACACATGCGTGTGTCCATACGGCTGGGGTGGACATCAATGTAATCTGCTAATGGATCCATGTATTAAATCTCCGTGTACAAACAGCCTATCCTGTCACGCTATCAACGAAGGTGCATCATATAAGTGTACGTGCTTACCGGGCTGGGCTGGTAAGGATTGTGACGTTAAATTACATAGTTGTGCGTCAGCGCCGTGTCAAAACGGAGGACAATGTGCTGAGACTGATAACCACTGGTCGTGTACCTGTATTAATGGCTGGTCTGGGAAGACGTGTGGTGGCGCTGCAATTAGGCTACGAGATCAATTGGATGATGAG AATTCGGCGAGTGGTCATTGGTGGATTTCCTTGTTATTTGTAGGCATGATCTGTGCTATAGCAGGCGTTCTTGGATACGTTTACAAGAG ACGAAAGCGGCGAACAACGACCGAGGAGGACGAATCGGACCGGGCCACATTTGTGACCGGTACCAGCGAACCTGTAGTCGTGGCATTCCATCGTCGATCCACAGATTCCGATCGCGTATCACAAGGACCCGCTAAGGTCATCGATGACGGCGAGGAACAAACATTTACGGATCTTAGCTACATGGTTACCATGGAAAAACTGAAGAAAATTACGGATGAGGAGGAAGAAGGGGACGAAGAGGGTCTGATTGGGGCTATAGGAGGGGTAGAAGTTAATGATATATATGAGGTTGAATAA